In Sorghum bicolor cultivar BTx623 chromosome 8, Sorghum_bicolor_NCBIv3, whole genome shotgun sequence, one genomic interval encodes:
- the LOC8058182 gene encoding protein TWIN SISTER of FT, with product MSSRDPLVVGSIVGDIVDYFSASALLRVMYGGREITCGSELRPSQVAGEPTVHITGGRRDGTPAFYTLLMLDPDAPSPSNPTKREYLHWLVTDIPEGAGANHGNEVVAYESPRPSAGIHRFVFIVFRQAIRQSIYAPGWRANFNTRDFAACYSLGPPVAATYFNCQREGGCGGRRYR from the exons ATGTCGTCGAGGGATCCGCTAGTGGTTGGAAGCATCGTGGGCGACATCGTGGACTACTTCTCAGCGTCGGCGCTGCTCCGAGTTATGTACGGCGGGCGCGAGATCACCTGCGGGTCGGAGCTCAGGCCGTCCCAGGTCGCCGGCGAGCCGACGGTGCACATCACCGGAGGCCGCCGCGACGGGACGCCGGCGTTCTACACACTGCTGATGCTGGACCCTGATGCGCCCAGCCCAAGCAACCCGACCAAACGGGAGTATCTCCATTG GTTGGTGACTGATATACCAGAAGGAGCTGGTGCCAATCATGGGAACGAGGTGGTGGCGTACGAGAGCCCCCGGCCATCGGCGGGGATCCACCGGTTCGTGTTCATCGTGTTCCGGCAGGCGATCCGGCAGTCGATCTACGCGCCGGGGTGGCGCGCCAACTTCAACACCAGGGACTTCGCCGCCTGCTACAGCCTCGGACCGCCTGTCGCCGCCACCTACTTCAACTGCCAGAGGGAGGGCGGCTGCGGTGGCCGGAGGTACAGGTGA